TTCGTGTTTGTTCCAAAACTGCTATGTATCTAATTTATCATGTTGCCTTTGTTTGCCAATACCTTCATTTATCAGATTTAATACGGGAGAAAGGCAGATCAGCATACTCATAAAGTTCAGTTTTAGATACATGGAGAGAGGAAACCGGAGAACCAGTAGAAAACCTGAGAAGCTGTGTAGTGGACTGGAAACCAAGTGTACATAAAGTTGTCTGGGAACGGCCATGGCTAAAATCCGGGAGCTCAGTGGTGCAACGAAGAACAGCAACGTTGCGCTAATACACCCCATCATCATTCATTGTAAACAAATAACAATCGAAGTCATCGCGTTTTTGTTTGCGTTTTATCTACAGCGGAGTATTGTCCATCATACACAGATGTTTTTGGAAATTATGTCAGCGGTTTCAACTGcccaaatatttttgatgatcaGGATGAAATCTACTGCTGTGGTATTTCGTGGGCTAAATATTGCTGTGACAATTCTGGGAATGGGTGGGGTGTCGATGCAGACACAGCCTTCAACAATGATGAATTTGATGACCTAACCGATATCTGGAATAACGCAGTCGATGGAGGAGGTACTGCAATAGCGCTTGCGTGAGTACAATATACAAAATTTGACCAGATCCAATTCACTCAGGCTAAAGTCTTTTTTTTAACTAATTTATTATCAGGTTTATAATTTTATGAATAAAAAATTCCCTTTCTATCAGTCCAAACCCCAACtgatttggttgcaaagttaAAACATTTGTACATGTTCATAGTCTAACTATGTTTAACTATACTTTAAACCTATTTCTAGCTATATCGTATTTGCCGATATTAGCCAGGTCAGGTCACATACGAGTATAACGACTAAAATGAAAATTCGAGCAAAAATCCAAAACTGTAGCGATGAATCGAGACCTATTTCGGGTCTCGGGCTGCCTTTATATAAATGGAtcagacatgatgcagtcatgtctacagtagaattcaccacgacctttgcaggacttaaaccccattaaaagctattaaaccaagataacactcattcaaagcagctcaactgattaaatcatatcttctctggttaaatacacaaaacatatgtttctgctttaaatgtacaatggagcaatgagctggtattatagtttcagttgggtgaacgattataaagcgaacgctagagaacaattctgtgtgggcttttgtttacgaaatgagacaatgctctgcttattgttaaccagcgttcttgaaaatgagaagcatggtggtttgcagacttaacacggtttggaaatattgtcttcatatattttggtgttatctgtcatttacacatccttcctaaaacaccaaagtacgaatatgtccaaacatctaaattagctaaaaatttaggacatgttacaaaagtatattttctagaattttagaagagtacttttaatattggccggttatttttcacacagcaacgttaactaggcaattacccatacttctaacatacgctatttgtagaggttacgcgtcaatggtaagagcactgtgtattgggTATAGGAaagcggacagtaactgcagtatgaatcagAATCAGAAAAATAAATCAGTTAATTAAGCACTTGTACACATGTATTAACATTAGCTAGTGTCTATGcggtgttcacagaattggggttaaaagaaTTCACTTCCGGTTGAtaccaaaacattcaaaaatatcttCTTTagaaataacatagcagagtgatgatACTTGCACACCTTGGTCAATGTATAATAGGACCTAATGTGTTTTGGGCCGATAGTCGAATATACGAAAACGACTGTATTTGTGGTCGCAGCACAACAGATATTGTCgagttaatttttttaatgaattctATCTCTAATTCtgatgtttttttaaacttgatgtTAGACATGCTCTGGCCTCTTTTGTTTTTCACACTTTTGTTAAAGGGGAATTCACTGATATACAGCCTCACCCCCTCCCCTGTTTTCTTAAGTAAGAGATTTTTTATACCATTGCAAACCATCTggctacagaaaaaaaaaaaaaaagtttcttccCGATTTATTTGGCAATAGTATCgtgaaatttgtatttatgttctgttaaggCGAGAACAGACCATATTTTTCAAGTCTTTTGTAAGTTTGCTTAAATATACAGTTTGTTACTGCAGGGTAATATATTGATCGTATTGGAAATTTTCATATGTATTGCTGTTATTGCCTTATGACAAATAATAGGCCAAAAcgaaagtttgccatattttctcACGTATTAAACGTATTGTGTGGGCTTTAACGAAAATACTACAAATCTGTTTATGAACTTTTCGGCCTAAAAATGTTACACTTTTTCAAAACTTACTCGTTCTCTTGATCGTCTCTTGATAGGCCATTTGTTAAGTATTCAAGAGTAGAGCATGATACAGTGTTATCTTGTTCCTTTTCAGGTGGTGGATAATCGTAGTCATCGTCATCGGTATTCTTGTCGTCATCGTCATTCCaataattatcattatcatttgtgtgGTACGTAGTAAGGCATCTTCTGGTGGCAGGACTACTGTGGTTTCAGCACATAGTAGGTATTTTTTAATTATCCAGCTAGGCCTAGTCAACGTAAGCACGATTCCGCGTGCCCTACTCAACGCCCGCAGCAGTTACTGTATATCACCGCCGTAAAGTGATGATGCTAAACCGTTCTACAACAAAGTCTTTACTTTTCAGCTTACTCGTGCTCACGCATCGGGCGGGAAATTCAAATGGTTAAATACTCGAAGTGCTGGATTTGCATAGTTTGAATCATGAAACTTGCTTAAGTTTTTGTGAAAGTGGAGAGTTTTGTAGAAATTGTAATATATAACATGCGGCATACATATTGTACCACACCCCATATTTGACATGCTTTTAAGTGCTATGACATGTGAAAACACCGCCGTAAAGTGATGATGCTAAACCGTTCTACAACAAAGTCTTCACATTTCAGCTTACTCGTGCTCATTCATGGGGCGGGAATTTTAAATGGTTGAATATTCGACGTGCTGGATTTACATCGTTTGAATCATGAAACCTACTTAGTTTTTGTAAAAGTGGAGAGTTGTGTATAAAATTGTAATATATAATATGCGGCATACATATTGTAATACACCCCCAGTTTTGACATGTGAAAACAAGTTATGGTGTCACTTACATACTTCATTCTATACTCAAGATATATTTTAGTATAGCTAGTAACTACAATAGAGATAACAGCAGATTCCCCTATATTTTACTACAGTCATGCCGCGATtatatttcaattattttgaaGATCACATAATATCTTCCTGATTGCTCTTTTTTCAAATTTCAGATACATCTGATCCTACAAGAAGAGCTGCTACAATATCCTCCACCAACGGCATGGACATGACATACCCTGCAGGCTACAACTGAACAACATATATTAGTTCAGCATTGTGTAGCGCAACCCACAACTTTTTAAACATGTCACCCCAAACTTTCagaaaaaaacaccattttgttcaTTCTTTTTCTTTTGAATCTTAAGTTTTAATTTTGCATGGCCGGGTATTATATAAATGAATATGCTCATATGCCCACATGTCTTTGTACAAAAGTGGACAGGTGGTAACCTACTTCCGAGTTGCGCACGCCACGATTGTTTGATGGCATGGTGAACTATTATAGTCATTTTAAACTTAATGTGGCCAATGTGGGCGCTATTTATCTTTAATCTTGGTTTCATATTCACATGGGTCAGACACTTGTTTACTGGCGTCAAAACATCAGAAACATAGATACAAAATTACAAGGgcatttttaaagaatttttcaTCATGAAAGTTGAGAATTTGATCAATGTTTTTGTCCAAATGAAATTTAGagcatgaagacctgagcgcaagaacacCGTAAGTCCATTATTTTTCATTATGAGATATGAGcgtttaaacttttaaaaaaaagttaatttgGAAACGAAAAACGCCATAATATTGGTACTTCTCAGGTATGGGTATATGCAAGAATaataattttgtatatcaacccaGCAAATGTCTGTAATATTAATcaatattgatcgatttatcattgTTGGACTTACGAGcttcttgcgctcggattgaaacaaaacCTTATATAtcaaaactgaatgcagatgttggaaatagTTAACCTTATTGGTAATATATGTGCAAAGAcaagcaatttgacaccttgtttgttgattttgaaggttgttttaaaatttgtccACAGTTGACCTTTaacaggaagtgaccctctaactcaataaccgagctcaaaatgtattgatgaattatatattttcgtaatcgttgtgatgagacgagtaatttgacatctcttgacgacattggacaatttGTCATTTCTGACCCctcttgacccctcacgtgacccctatggggagggggccaaatgtcaaaaaatgtcaacatttttgttttcatccaataactttaaaaccacctgtaactcaatttcATCAAAAGTGGACTTGCGTTCAGGACTTCGTATGAAAATAGCGCCCCCCATTTTAacacaaatgtacatttttatagattaataaaatttaaaacaaacagacaaaaaaacaaaaaacaaaaaacagaaaaaaggtGAAATAATTTTATAAAGAGAGGAAAGTCTATTTAAAAGTAGTTGAAGCATATATGTTTATATAAGTGTGAacgctgttggtattgtccaggtctagaattaaaataatatgaatatgaaaaaaTAATCGCATCAAACAACAGTGAGATTTAATTTTTGGACCGAATGTTGTCCTCAAAATAATATCAACTATCACATATTTTTAAATAGCATTTTAATTAACTTCCTAACACTCGTCTTACTAAGGTGGTTGTATTCCCAAAAAAGATTGTATCGTGCACTTTAAACGATCTAATAAGCATTTAAATAACGTGGATTATTCGGAAGTGAATCCTTTGGGCACTAATGGAAATCATATAGAGTGCCATGTAAAtgacaatataaaataaaagtgtcGCAATTGATATAAATGTATCATCTAATTATATTAATCATATTATTATAGCTTACCACTTCTGTCGACCCAATCATATTTCGTTTTGTTCCAATctcaattttgaactgtttgacATGTATTATCGTAAAACATGGTGTTCCAGAATGTTGAATTTTTGTAGGTATGAATAAGATTACTCTtggtaatattgttttaaattaaagctctACATAAATTTAGCTCTCTTGgtaattttaggttttaaaattggacgtttctaatagaagttacaggttattgtgtaaaaattcggaaattccaagttttgacgaAACAAcctatatattttgaaaatttgtaaaattactAACGGTTCAACACAAAGGTATTTATAGTTATAGCATTATATAGCATAGCATATTAAAAGCCAGTGCACAGTCTGATACCAATTACTAGAGAAACCACTTTGGCTACATAGGGTCCCGTGCATCATTTTTATGGAAAAGGGTGCCAGCCGGGTTAGAACTTATCGTCAGAGTCTCCACTATCTGTTTAACCCGGCTAGCATTTCTGAAAAGTAACGTGAACTGAAATGTTTTggttaaaaaatgtgttttttgcgactttttttttcttccaattttACAT
Above is a window of Amphiura filiformis chromosome 7, Afil_fr2py, whole genome shotgun sequence DNA encoding:
- the LOC140157749 gene encoding uncharacterized protein; its protein translation is MELLETDRKDPEEPGSLHGDTDKLSEDVESKRTEYCPSYTDVFGNYVSGFNCPNIFDDQDEIYCCGISWAKYCCDNSGNGWGVDADTAFNNDEFDDLTDIWNNAVDGGGTAIALAWWIIVVIVIGILVVIVIPIIIIIICVVRSKASSGGRTTVVSAHNTSDPTRRAATISSTNGMDMTYPAGYN